The genomic segment CAGGCTTTGGTCGAAAAACAGGGCCGATTTGCGAAAGCAAAGGCGAGGGTCCGGTGCGAAATGCAATCATCCCCGTCCGACGTGCCACTGGTCGATTCTGCGGAGACTCAAGGCTAAGGACTTAGTCGAACGGGGATTCTGGAACGCACGGCCGCCGCAAGGCGGCCTCTTTTTTCGGAGGCGCATCCGGCGAATCGGGAAAATACGCCGGATGTCATGAGCACTATGAATGATACGGTCGTTCTTTCCGCCGTTCGAACACCGATCGGCAAACTCGGCGGCGCACTCTCATCCCTCGCGGCGACGACCCTTGGCGGCGAAGCGGTGCGGGTCGCGGTGGAAAAAAGCGGCATCGCAACCGAGGCCCTCGATCACGCGATCATGGGCGAGGTCATCCAAGCCGGCACGGGCCAGGCCCCAGCGCGTCAGACGATTTTTTTCGCCGGCCTGCCGAAGACGATCGTGGCCGACACCGTCAACAAAGTGTGCGCTTCCGGCATGCTCGCGATCGCAAACGGCCATCGCTTGATCCAAACGGGCGCCGCGCGAGCAGTCGTCGCGGGCGGGATGGAGAGCATGTCCGGCGCTCCGTATCTCGTGCCGCAGGCGCGCTTCGGCTACAAGATGGGAAACGCACAATTGCTCGACGCGATGGTGCACGACGGGTTGTGGGAGGCGTACTTCCATTGCATGATGGCGGACGCGACTGATGGAGTAGCCACGCACTTCGGCATCACGCGCGCACAGCAGGATGAGTTCGCGCTGCGCAGCCACCGCCTTGCTATCGCCGCGCACGAACAAGGCCGCTTCGCAGAAGAATTGATTCCGCTCAAAGTCGCCACGAAGCAGCGCGGCAAGCTCATCGCGGAGCGCGTGCCCGCGCCGCGCGTCGCCGTGGGTGTCGGCGCGATGTTCGCCGATCAGACGCCCGAGCGATTCGTGGCCGACCCCGCGAAGTTCTCTCCGTACCTCGCGGATCCAAGCGCGCCCTTCAATCTCGTGGACCGCGATGAATCGCCGCGCAAAGATACCGATCTCGCGACGCTCGCAAAACTCAAGCCGATCGTGAAGAACGGAAATATCACGGCCGGCAACGCCCCAGGCGTGAACGACGCCG from the Candidatus Eremiobacteraceae bacterium genome contains:
- a CDS encoding acetyl-CoA C-acyltransferase, which codes for MSTMNDTVVLSAVRTPIGKLGGALSSLAATTLGGEAVRVAVEKSGIATEALDHAIMGEVIQAGTGQAPARQTIFFAGLPKTIVADTVNKVCASGMLAIANGHRLIQTGAARAVVAGGMESMSGAPYLVPQARFGYKMGNAQLLDAMVHDGLWEAYFHCMMADATDGVATHFGITRAQQDEFALRSHRLAIAAHEQGRFAEELIPLKVATKQRGKLIAERVPAPRVAVGVGAMFADQTPERFVADPAKFSPYLADPSAPFNLVDRDESPRKDTDLATLAKLKPIVKNGNITAGNAPGVNDAGAALVLAGAEFAKANGLTPLATIRGHETAAWDPPYLPLVPALAAQKLLERHGLKASDIALWEINEAFAAVTLTSADRLGLDLDKVNVDGGAIALGHPLGASGARIVGHLVHALRARGGGLGVAAICSGGGQGDAMLVEVR